From Acidimicrobiales bacterium:
GAGGCCGAGATCTCGGAGGCGACGGGCACCGACGAGGTGGTCCCCGACGCCGAGCGGGGCGCAGCGCGCAAACGGGTCCAGAAGGCGACGGCCCCAGAGAAGGCGTCCGAGAAGGCGAAGGACGGGAAGGGCAGGCGGCGAGCCGGGAAGGGCGATGGCCCGGCCCAACAGGCCAAGGCGGCGACGACCAAGAAGGCCAAGGCTGGTGCGGCCAAGAAGGCGAAGGCTGGTGCGGCCAAGAAGGCCAAGGCCGCACCGGCGAAGGCGGCGGCCAAGACGGCGGCCAAGGCCGGGAAGACCACGAAGCCATCCAAGGCGACCAAAGCCCCGGTGACCAAGTCCCCGGTCACCAAGTCCCCGGCCTCCAAGTCCCCGGTCGCCAAGACACAGGTGACCAAGACCCGTGTGAGCAAGGCCCCCGCGACCAAGGCCAAGGCGACCAAGAAGACGGCGGAGAAGGCGACGAAGAAGGCGACGAAGGACGCGTCGGCGGGAGCGACGGCCGGAGCCGAGGCCAAGGCCCCGGTCAGGACCGCGACGGCCAGGGCGTCCGAGGGCCGGGCCAAGAAGTAGCGGAGGCCGGAGATCTTCGGCTCAACACGCCGTGCCGATGCGACAAGATGGCACCGATGCGGATAGCCACCTGGAACGTCAACTCGCTGAATGCCCGGCTGCCCAGGGTCGAGGAGTGGATCGCGTACGCCCAGCCGGACGTGCTGTGCATGCAGGAGACCAAGGTGGCGGACGCCACCTTCCCGGCGATGGCATTCGCCACCCTCGGGTACGAGGCGGTCCACAACGGCACCGGCCGATGGAACGGGGTGGCCATCGCCAGCCGGGTCGGCATCAAAGATGTGTCGGCCGGCTTCTCCGACGAGGGCGGGAGCAAGGCTGCCGAGGGGCGCTTCGTCAGCGCCATCTGCGGCGACGTGAGGGTGTCGAGCGTCTATGTCCCGAACGGGCGGAGCGTCGGGAGTGAGCACTACCAGGCCAAGCTGGACTGGCTGGCCGAGCTGCGTGCCTATCTGATGCGGACCTGCGATCCGATGGCACCGATGGCCGTCTGCGGCGACTTCAACGTCGCTCCCGAGGACCGCGATGTCTGGGACCCGTCGCGCTTCGAAGGCGCCACCCACGTCAGCGCGCCCGAACGAACGGCGCTCGCTCAGCTGGAGGAATGGGGCCTGGTTGACGCCTTTCGTCAGCGATATGACGAACCTGGCCTGTTCTCGTGGTGGGACTACCGGGCGGGTGACTTCCATCAGCATCGTGGGATGCGCATCGACCTGATCCTTGTCACCAGACCGCTGGTCGGGCGGGTCGGATTCGCCCTGATCGACCGCTTCGCCCGCAAGGGCAAGCTGCCGTCCGACCACGCGCCCGTCCTCGTCGACTTCGACCTCGAGGGAGCAGCGCTCACTCCCTGAGCTTCGAACGCGACGGAGATCGAGTCGGCACCGCCTCCGACCAGCCCGACGTCAGATCAGCTGGGTGCGGAGCTTCGTCAGTCCCGATCCGAGGCTGGCCCGCAGATCGGCGCGGGACAACCCAGTGTCAGCGTGAAGCTGCTTCATTGACCTGATCTCGTCACCGCCGACCCCGAAGCGGGCACCGATCAGGAGCCGCTCGAGTGGTTCGAGCTCGTCGAGGACCCGGTCAGGGAGAGAACGCACGGAGACGAGGTCCTCATCGATGACGGCGGTGGGATCCACGAGCCCGCCGTCGTCGTCCGGGTAGGGCCATCCGTCCTCGCTCGGCCACATGAACGAACCCATGCCCCTTTCTCGCGCCGTTGGCACCTGCCGTCAACCCTGCGGGCGCGGGGCACGGCCTTACGCCGACCGCCGATGTTGGGACACCAGGTCGAGCAGTGCCTCGCCGTACCGGGCCGCCTTCACGGGTCCCAAGCCGGGCAGGGCGAGGAGCTCGTTGTGCGACGCCGGTAGGGCGCTGGCGACGGCGGCCAGCGTCGTGTCATGGCAGATCACGTAGGCGGGTACTCCCGAGAGCCGGGCGGCGGAAGACCGCCAGGCACGGAGAGCGGCGATCATGGCGGGATCGGCGGCCTCCACCATGGCGGCGCCCGGGGTTCGAGGTCGGGTGCGTCGTCCGCCGGCCGCCTGCTGGCGGCTGAGCCGGGAGCGCTCGGCCTGGATGAGCCGGAGCGGATCCATCCCCTCCGGGGCCTGGGCGAGCGCCCGGCGGGCCAGGTCGACCGCCTCGAGGTACGGGGAGCGGGTCCTCGCCGCGGTGCGTGTCCCGAACGTTCGCCGCTCGGCCCACGAGCAGTGCAGCTCCCGCTCGGCCCGGGTCAGGGCCACGTACAGGAGGCGGCGTTCCTCCGCCTCGGCCGCCGGTGTGGCGGCGTGCCCGATGGGCACCAGGCCGCGCTCCAGCCCGGCGAGGAACACCACGGGCCACTCCAGTCCCTTGGCCCGATGGAACGTGGTCAGCTCGACGGCGTCGGCCCCGGCGTCGGCTCCTTCGCTGCGCACGGTCGCTGCCAACCAGGCCGAGAACCCCTCGGCCGATGCCGCCTGGTCCACCGCCTCATACTCGTGGCCCAGTCGGACCAGGCCCTCCAGGTGCGACCGACGATCCGCGACCTCGTGGCCGCCTCCGGGGCCGGCTGCCGCCTCTTCGCCCACGGCACGGTCGAGGTCGGCGACCCGACCCTCGAGGTCAGCCAGGCGGGCGGCGAACGGCATCCCGGCCGGCGCCCTTCGCAGCTCGCCCAGGGCGTCTTTGACCTCGGACCGATCCAGGAACGCTTCGCCGCCGGACACCCGGTAGGGGACGCGGGCCGAGCGGAGGGCCTCTTCGAGCAGCACCAGCTGGGCATTGGTCCGGGTCAGGACGGCCAGGTGGGCCCAGGGCATGCCCGGTCGGCGGGCCTTGCGCAGCCTGCTGGCGATCATGCGGGCCTCGGACACATCGGTGTCGGAGGCCGTGACCGTCGGCACCGGCCCGTCGGCCTGGGTCGCCCGGAGCATGTCCGTGGGTGCGGTCCGGCCCTGGGCCAGCACCGCCGCCGCCACCGTCAGGACCTGGGGGGACGATCGGTAGTTGTGGTCGAGGCGCACGACACCGGCGGTCGGGTAGCGGTGGGAGAAGCGGCCCAGCAGCGACGGGTCGGCCCCGTTCCACGAATAGATGGCCTGGTTGGGGTCGCCGACCACGCACAGGTCGAGACGGTCGCCCATCCAGCCCTGTAGAAGCCGGAACTGGGCCGGGTTGACGTCCTGGAACTCATCGACGAACAGATGGCGGAAGCGCCACCGCTGGGCGGCGGCGAAGCCCGGGTCCTGCTCGAGGTCGTTGATGCACGCCACCAGCAGGTCATCGAAGTCGACCAGCCCCTGGCGGACCTTCTCCTGCTCGTAGCTGCTGTAGATGGCGGCCATCTCGTGCGCTGGCACCGGTGGCCGCCGGCCCGCGGCCACGAGTGCCTCCGGGTAGCCGTCGGGGGGGACCATCCTGGCCTTGGCCCACTCGATCTCCGCGGCCAGGTCGGCCAGGGACGAGCCAGCCTTGGCCGGGCCGGCGGCGCTCCGCCCACCGTCGCGGCGCGCCGCCAGGCGGGCGAGCAACCGCACCTTGCGATCGAGCAGGGCCGGCGGGCGCGTGCCCAGGTCGGCCCACCGTTGGCGCAGCTGGCCGTAGGCGATGCCGTGGAAGGTCCCGGCCGTCACCTGCTGGCGTACCCCGAGGGCCCGGAGGCGGGACCGCAGCTCGCCGGCCGCTTTGCGGGTGAAGGTCAAGGCGAGGACGTGGCGGGCATCGGCGGTGTCCTGCTCGATCCGCCAGGCGACGCGCCGGGTGAGGACGCGAGTCTTTCCCGACCCCGCTCCGGCCAGCACGCAGAGGGGGGCAGCATCGGACGTCACCGCGCGGCGCTGCCCGTCGTTGAGGTCTTGCAACAGCGCGGTGTCACCCATGCCTCCCGACCGTATCGACGGGGTGTGACAACGCGGTGGATGCTCGCCGACGGACGGAGCCCGGAACGAGATCGGCCCCAAGTAGCCGTGGGGCCTTCGCCCCCCGGACTCCTCGGGGCCGATCCTCAGGCCACGCCCCTGAACCGTCGGTCGCCTGCCAGCGACTGTCCGGCCCCGGCCGAGCACCTGTCGGTGCTCGGACCAAGCGACAACCCTGACGCAACCTTCGTCGGCTCACCAACCACATCGGGCGGGGACCTGTGGCCCATCCTGACCCCGGCGGCCGGCTCCACCTGCTCCGGTTGCGCTGGCCGCATTCTGCACCCGCGTGCCGGGCGCGTCAAGGGCCCGACGGTATGGAAGGGCCGGTCGGGCGAGAGCGGATATCGTCGTGGTGCAGGTTGGCCGCGGGCGCAAGCCGACCGCCCGCCGACCGCCCGCTCACGTCGATGTCTGTTGCGCAACCCGCCCACTCGCTCGTCCCCGCCTGGCCATGCTGAAGTCCTTCGACGGCGGCCGGCTCTTCGGCGCGTCCTATGGTGGCGACGGGACGCCGTGGCTGCTTGCCCTGCACGGGTGGGCGCGCACGCACCAGGACTGGCGCGCCGTGCTCGGGGCG
This genomic window contains:
- a CDS encoding exodeoxyribonuclease III; translated protein: MRIATWNVNSLNARLPRVEEWIAYAQPDVLCMQETKVADATFPAMAFATLGYEAVHNGTGRWNGVAIASRVGIKDVSAGFSDEGGSKAAEGRFVSAICGDVRVSSVYVPNGRSVGSEHYQAKLDWLAELRAYLMRTCDPMAPMAVCGDFNVAPEDRDVWDPSRFEGATHVSAPERTALAQLEEWGLVDAFRQRYDEPGLFSWWDYRAGDFHQHRGMRIDLILVTRPLVGRVGFALIDRFARKGKLPSDHAPVLVDFDLEGAALTP
- a CDS encoding UvrD-helicase domain-containing protein; translation: MGDTALLQDLNDGQRRAVTSDAAPLCVLAGAGSGKTRVLTRRVAWRIEQDTADARHVLALTFTRKAAGELRSRLRALGVRQQVTAGTFHGIAYGQLRQRWADLGTRPPALLDRKVRLLARLAARRDGGRSAAGPAKAGSSLADLAAEIEWAKARMVPPDGYPEALVAAGRRPPVPAHEMAAIYSSYEQEKVRQGLVDFDDLLVACINDLEQDPGFAAAQRWRFRHLFVDEFQDVNPAQFRLLQGWMGDRLDLCVVGDPNQAIYSWNGADPSLLGRFSHRYPTAGVVRLDHNYRSSPQVLTVAAAVLAQGRTAPTDMLRATQADGPVPTVTASDTDVSEARMIASRLRKARRPGMPWAHLAVLTRTNAQLVLLEEALRSARVPYRVSGGEAFLDRSEVKDALGELRRAPAGMPFAARLADLEGRVADLDRAVGEEAAAGPGGGHEVADRRSHLEGLVRLGHEYEAVDQAASAEGFSAWLAATVRSEGADAGADAVELTTFHRAKGLEWPVVFLAGLERGLVPIGHAATPAAEAEERRLLYVALTRAERELHCSWAERRTFGTRTAARTRSPYLEAVDLARRALAQAPEGMDPLRLIQAERSRLSRQQAAGGRRTRPRTPGAAMVEAADPAMIAALRAWRSSAARLSGVPAYVICHDTTLAAVASALPASHNELLALPGLGPVKAARYGEALLDLVSQHRRSA